Part of the Sodalinema gerasimenkoae IPPAS B-353 genome is shown below.
GTTGGGAGTTTGGCCTAGGAACTGGTTATAAATCAGCCGAGCCACCGTCATACTGGAGGCGCCCCCGAGAAGTTCCGGGTCAATAAAGTCTCCTAAACTGGTGATAAACACCAACAGAGATCCGGCAGCAATTCCCGGTAGCGATTGCGGAACCGTGATTTTCCAAAAGGTTTGAATTGGGGTAGCGCCTAAATCAGCTGAGGCTTCCAAGAGTTGGCGATCGAGTTTTTCCAAGGACGAATAGAGAATCAAGACCATATAGGGTAAGAAACTATAACTCATTCCCACTAATACTGCCGGAGGACGATTCAGAATATCCAAAGCGGGCAGTCCCGCCACCCCTAAGAGGGAATTAAGCACCCCCGTAGGTCGCAAAATGGCAATCCAGGCATAAGTGCGGAGGAGGGAGGACGTCCAGAGGGGCAACACAAACCCCAGCAGCAGCAAATTACGCCAGCGTTGGGGGGCCAACAGAGCAATCCAATAGGCCACCGGAAAGCCCAAGAGTAAACACAGGCCCGTTGTTCCCAGGGCCAACTTGAGCGATCGCAACACCACCCGTAAATTGCCCGGGTCTAGGGCCCGCAAGTAATTATCAATCCCCGAGGGAATCACCACATCCCCCGGTCGGATATTAGGAACCAAACTCAACTGGAAAATCACCAACGTCGGCAACACCAGCAGCAAAAGTAACCACAAACCGGCGGGAGCTAGCAGTCCCGTGACACCCAGCCAGCGGCTTCCCCAGGGTAGCTCAGATTTTCGGGTTGGGGAGGGGGCAGAGGGGGGAGGAGAAACAGACACGGCGTTCTGGAAATAAAAGGGACAGAGGAGAGATGCGCAGGCAACCTAACCACTCGTCAATCGAGTCCAATACTGATTATAAATTTCCCCAACTTCAGGGGGAATTGGTTGCAGACTTTCAGATTTTTCTAGAGCAGAGTCTGGGGGAAAGAGACTGGTATTGGTTTGAACCGACTCGGGTAATTTAGCAAAGGCCGCCTTGTTGGGGGTCGCAAAACTCAAGCGTTCCCCAATCCGTGCCGCCACTTCGGGACGCTGCATAAAGTTAATCCAAGCATAGGCCGCATCCACATTAGGGGCAGTGCGGGGAATCACCAGGGCATCGGTCCAAATTGAGGAGCCGCTGCGGGGCAGCACATAGGCGAGATTAGAATTTTCTTGAATCACCTCATTGGCATCGGACGAGAAGCACATCGCTACTTTTAAGTCCCCCGTCAGGATTTGCGGGCGCCAGGCATCTGAGTCAAAGGCGGCAATAGTCGGCCGCAGTTCTAGGAGTTTGTTGTAAGCGGCGCGAATTTCTTGGGGATTGGTGCTGTTATAGGAATAGCCCAACATCCGTAGAGTTGCCCCAAATACCTCCCGTGGGTCGTTGAGTAACGTCGCGCGGCGGGTGAGACGTTGGCGATTTTCCCAAAGGTAAGTCCAATCGTCCGGAGGAGGATCGAGAACCCTCGTATCGAACACTAGACCCGTCGTTCCCCAACTAATCGGGACACTGTGACGATTGTCGGGGTCGTAGGTGGGACTTTGGAAATTGGGAAAAAGGGTATCGAGGCCATCGATGCGATCGTGATCGAGTTCTAAGAGCAGTTGCTCATCGATCATCCGTCGCACCATGTAATCCGAGGGATAGATGAGGCTATAGGCTCCACCGGCCCCCGCTTGCAGTTTCGCCAGCATCTCCTCATTGGAGGAAAACACATCGGCGATGACGCGAATGGCGGTCTCTTGAAAAAACGCTTCGATCACCTCCCGGTCTGTGTAGCCGGCCCAAGTATAAATATAGAGAATATCATCAGCCGTTTGTACCGTTGAGCGGACATTGGCTAAGGTCCAACCACAACTTGATAGAGCCAACCCCGAGAGGGCGGCCGTTGAGGTTTGCAGAAACTGACGGCGGCGAATCCGCCTAATAGGAGATGAAGGGGGATGAGTCACAGATCACAGTGGCAGAGGCTAATGAGAGAGAAATGGACAAACCAGTCAGGAAACTCGGCTCCCCAGAGCCATTCGTTGGCTATCGTACCCTGTTCTGGAGGTTTATCTAGCGAGTTAGGCAGCTAAAACAATGCTTTGATGGGGTTGCCAGGATAAATAGACGGGAGACTCGGGGCTAGGCAGGTCTTCGGGACGACTGACTTGGCGCAAAGTCACCGTTTCGCCACTATCGAGGGTGACGACACAGTGGGTGTGAGTTCCTAGATACATGGCAGTTTGAAGATGACCCCGGTAGAGGTTGGCGGCGGACTCGGGGGGGTCTGAATGGAGTTCAATGTTTTCGGGG
Proteins encoded:
- a CDS encoding ABC transporter permease, with amino-acid sequence MSVSPPPSAPSPTRKSELPWGSRWLGVTGLLAPAGLWLLLLLVLPTLVIFQLSLVPNIRPGDVVIPSGIDNYLRALDPGNLRVVLRSLKLALGTTGLCLLLGFPVAYWIALLAPQRWRNLLLLGFVLPLWTSSLLRTYAWIAILRPTGVLNSLLGVAGLPALDILNRPPAVLVGMSYSFLPYMVLILYSSLEKLDRQLLEASADLGATPIQTFWKITVPQSLPGIAAGSLLVFITSLGDFIDPELLGGASSMTVARLIYNQFLGQTPNWGFGSALSMVLIFAVSLAIALLLKYGDSSATQR
- a CDS encoding ABC transporter substrate-binding protein, encoding MTHPPSSPIRRIRRRQFLQTSTAALSGLALSSCGWTLANVRSTVQTADDILYIYTWAGYTDREVIEAFFQETAIRVIADVFSSNEEMLAKLQAGAGGAYSLIYPSDYMVRRMIDEQLLLELDHDRIDGLDTLFPNFQSPTYDPDNRHSVPISWGTTGLVFDTRVLDPPPDDWTYLWENRQRLTRRATLLNDPREVFGATLRMLGYSYNSTNPQEIRAAYNKLLELRPTIAAFDSDAWRPQILTGDLKVAMCFSSDANEVIQENSNLAYVLPRSGSSIWTDALVIPRTAPNVDAAYAWINFMQRPEVAARIGERLSFATPNKAAFAKLPESVQTNTSLFPPDSALEKSESLQPIPPEVGEIYNQYWTRLTSG